One Brassica napus cultivar Da-Ae chromosome C4, Da-Ae, whole genome shotgun sequence genomic region harbors:
- the LOC106390791 gene encoding glutamine synthetase, chloroplastic-like, translated as MAQILAASPTCQMRLTKPSSIASSKLWNSVVLKQKKQSSSSKVRSFKVMALQSDNSTINRVESLLNLDTKPFTDRIIAEYIWIGGSGIDLRSKSRTLEKPVEDPSELPKWNYDGSSTGQAPGEDSEVILYPQAIFRDPFRGGNNILVICDTYTPAGEPIPTNKRARAAEIFSNKKVNEEIPWFGIEQEYTLLQPNVNWPLGWPVGAYPGPQGPYYCGVGAEKSWGRDISDAHYKACLYAGINISGTNGEVMPGQWEFQVGPSVGIEAGDHVWCARYLLERITEQAGVVLTLDPKPIEGDWNGAGCHTNYSTKSMREDGGFEVIKKAILNLSLRHMEHISAYGEGNERRLTGKHETASIDQFSWGVANRGCSIRVGRDTEKKGKGYLEDRRPASNMDPYIVTSLLAETTLLWEPTLEAEALAAQKLSLKV; from the exons ATGGCGCAGATCTTGGCAGCTTCTCCAACATGTCAAATGAGATTGACTAAACCCAGCTCCATTGCATCGTCAAAGTTATGGAACTCGGTTGTGTTGAAACAGAAGAAACAGAGCAGCAGCAGCAAAGTCAGAAGCTTCAAAGTGATGGCTCTCCAATCTGATAACAGCACAATCAACAGAGTTGAGAGTCTTCTCAATCTAGACACCAAACCTTTCACTGACCGGATCATCGCTGAGTACATCTG GATTGGCGGATCTGGAATTGACCTTAGGAGCAAGTCAAGG ACGCTTGAAAAGCCCGTGGAAGATCCTTCCGAACTTCCCAAGTGGAACTATGATGGTTCGAGTACCGGACAAGCACCTGGTGAAGATAGTGAAGTTATTCTCTA TCCGCAAGCTATCTTCAGAGATCCTTTCCGTGGAGGCAATAACATATTG GTTATCTGTGATACTTACACACCAGCTGGTGAGCCAATTCCAACAAACAAACGTGCAAGAGCTGCTGAGATTTTCAGCAACAAGAAGGTCAATGAAGAGATTCCATG GTTTGGCATTGAACAAGAGTACACTTTACTTCAGCCAAACGTGAACTGGCCTTTGGGTTGGCCCGTTGGAGCGTATCCTGGTCCCCAG GGTCCTTACTACTGTGGAGTTGGAGCTGAAAAGTCTTGGGGACGTGACATTTCAGATGCTCATTACAAAGCTTGTTTATATGCTGGAATTAACATCAGTGGTACTAATGGTGAAGTTATGCCAGGACAG TGGGAATTCCAAGTTGGACCGAGCGTAGGAATCGAAGCAGGTGATCACGTTTGGTGTGCTAGATACCTTCTTGAG AGAATCACAGAACAAGCTGGTGTTGTCCTAACACTTGATCCCAAACCGATTGAGGGTGACTGGAACGGTGCTGGTTGCCATACCAATTACAGCACAAAGAGCATGAGAGAGGACGGAGGATTTGAGGTGATTAAAAAGGCAATCTTGAACCTCTCGCTTCGTCACATGGAGCACATCAGTGCCTACGGTGAAGGCAATGAGAGAAGGTTGACCGGAAAGCACGAGACAGCCAGTATCGACCAATTCTCATGG GGAGTGGCTAACCGTGGATGCTCCATTCGTGTGGGACGTGATACCgagaagaaaggaaaag GTTACTTGGAAGATCGGCGTCCAGCGTCTAACATGGACCCATACATTGTGACTTCACTGTTGGCAGAGACCACACTTCTCTGGGAGCCAACCCTTGAGGCTGAAGCACTTGCTGCTCAGAAGCTTTCTTTGAAAGTTTAA
- the LOC106390792 gene encoding eukaryotic translation initiation factor 1A → MPKNKGKGGKNRKRGKNEADDEKRELIFKEDGQEYAQVLRMLGNGRCEAMCIDGTKRLCHIRGKMHKKVWIAAGDIVLVGLRDYQDDKADVILKYMSDEARLLKAYGELPENTRLNEGIVGDLDEDDDNAADDYVEFEDEDIDRI, encoded by the coding sequence ATGCCGAAGAACAAGGGAAAAGGAGGAAAGAACAGGAAGAGAGGAAAGAATGAAGCTGATGACGAGAAGCGTGAGCTTATCTTCAAGGAAGATGGCCAAGAGTACGCTCAAGTCCTCCGCATGCTCGGCAATGGCCGATGCGAAGCCATGTGCATTGACGGCACCAAACGTCTCTGCCATATCCGTGGTAAGATGCACAAGAAGGTCTGGATCGCAGCCGGTGACATCGTCCTTGTTGGCCTGAGGGACTACCAAGATGACAAAGCTGACGTCATCCTCAAGTACATGTCTGACGAGGCCAGGCTTCTCAAGGCCTATGGTGAGCTTCCTGAGAATACCCGTCTTAACGAAGGCATTGTCGGTGATCTCGATGAAGATGACGATAATGCGGCTGATGATTACGTTGAGTTTGAGGACGAGGATATCGATAGGATCTAA
- the LOC106390793 gene encoding uncharacterized protein LOC106390793, translating into MKVSVIWRGNKYTIEIDPKANLQDLGYELRKLTGVTAETLRLIVPRLNEKGSNLILPFSDEHLSLTLHEYSIVEGKTIRMMGVTEEEVSGVQKDAMPDMRILGFEDEERRLRLKKFSSTSIKLPQGPYIFCGFRTLQLPGVELNPPPADALKRMHMLASDPGIIAIMNKHRWRVGIMTELAPVGYVGVSPKCLLGFNKNQGEEISLRLRTDDLKGFRKYQSIKKTLLHELAHMVYTEHDENFYALDSQLNKEAESLDWTKSRGHTLNGAKGKKDFDDEEDFFDNENFGQRLGGNQYDHLGNARQSSVAAAYRRLSQTTDVGASKLREEPDPDDSVEVRDENKQPIQHEAHSDSRSEFEPDPDDTTEDASTPDHHSGSLEIASGVAHPAEPDPDDVETRTSIAKVENMVMSNDTVMSDGNLNRPPGETIADETIIRINEPDPDDMEIQRIQDSVTIVSNRLTKAINALKTGASSGEATNVLQMLLKIVRNIIEQPNEMKFKRLRKGNRAIKRKILNFAAAVEILSVVGFGEEIVSEGTGAQEPYLVLKRNDPGLLWIAKSMIESHTTGS; encoded by the exons ATGAAAGTCTCTGTAATCTGGAGAGGAAACAAATACACCATCGAGATCGATCCCAAGGCTAATCTTCAGGATTTGGGTTATGAGTTGAGAAAGTTAACGGGCGTTACGGCGGAGACGCTCCGTCTGATCGTCCCTCGGTTAAATGAAAAAGGCTCAAACTTGATACTTCCCTTTTCCGACGAGCACTTGAGCTTGACCTTGCACGAATATTCCATCGTTGAG GGCAAAACTATCAGAATGATGGGAGTGACTGAAGAAGAGGTCAGTGGAGTTCAAAAAGATGCAATGCCCGACATGAGAATACTTGGCTTCGAGGACGAGGAGAGAAGGCTTAGGCTAAAGAAGTTCTCCAGCACTTCGATCAAGCTCCCACAGGGTCCTTACATCTTCTGCGGCTTCCGCACTCTTCAACTCCCTGGTGTAGAG TTAAACCCTCCTCCTGCTGATGCTTTGAAGAGAATGCACATGCTTGCATCCGACCCTGGTATTATCGCTATTATGAACAAG CATCGTTGGAGAGTAGGGATTATGACCGAACTTGCTCCTGTTGGTTATGTTGGTGTTAGTCCTAAATGTCTTCTTGGCTTTAACAAG AATCAAGGAGAAGAGATCTCTTTACGTCTTCGGACTGATGATCTAAAGGGATTCAGGAAGTACCAGAGCATCAAAAAGACACTACTCCATGAGCTG GCTCACATGGTATACACGGAGCATGATGAAAACTTTTATGCTCTCGATAGTCag TTGAACAAAGAAGCTGAAAGCTTAGATTGGACTAAATCAAGGGGTCACACTTTGAATGGAGCGAAAGGTAAAAAGGACTTCGATGATGAAGAGGACTTCTTTGATAATGAAAACTTTGGTCAGAGACTTGGTGGAAATCAATACGATCATCTGGGAAATGCTCGTCAATCGTCTGTTGCTGCTGCTTATCGCCGTCTCTCCCAGACTACTGACGTTGGTGCTTCGAAACTGAGAGAGGAACCTGATCCTGATGACTCTGTTGAGGTTCGAGACGAGAATAAACAGCCAATTCAACATGAAGCTCACTCTGATTCTAGGAGTGAGTTTGAGCCTGATCCTGACGACACCACTGAAGATGCATCAACACCAGATCATCACTCGGGATCGCTTGAAATCGCCAGTGGTGTTGCCCATCCTGCTGAACCTGATCCGGATGATGTGGAAACACGCACAAGTATAGCGAAAGTTGAAAACATGGTAATGTCAAATGACACAGTCATGTCGGATGGTAATTTGAATAGACCTCCTGGAGAAACCATTGCAGATGAAACAATCATTAGGATAAATGAGCCAGATCCAGATGATATGGAGATTCAGAGGATCCAAGACTCTGTTACCATCGTTTCTAACCGTCTCACGAAAGCTATAAATGCCTTGAAAACTGGAGCCAGCTCCGGTGAAGCAACCAATGTGCTacaaatgcttcttaaaatagTGAG GAACATCATTGAGCAACCAAATGAAATGAAATTCAAAAGGCTGCGTAAG GGAAACCGTGCAATTAAGCGCAAGATACTCAACTTCGCAG CTGCGGTAGAGATCCTTTCCGTGGTTGGCTTTGGGGAAGAGATTGTATCGGAAGGCACAGGAGCACAAGAACCATATTTGGTACTGAAACGCAATGACCCAGGCCTCTTGTGGATTGCCAAGTCCATGATTGAATCACACACCACAGGTTCCTAG